A DNA window from Pseudanabaena sp. FACHB-2040 contains the following coding sequences:
- the sppA gene encoding signal peptide peptidase SppA, which yields MIWPFKPRFRKSIARIEVSGVIGAPTRKTVLEALKEVEEKKFPALLLRIDSPGGTVGDSQEIYQALLRLREKVKVVASFGNISASGGVYIGMGADHIVANPGTITGSIGVILRGNNLERLLDKVGVSFKVIKSGPYKDILSFDRELTEPEQQILQELIDVSYRQFVKTVADARKLSEDTVRTFADGRIFTGEQALHLGVVDRLGTEEDARRWAAELVGLDPEKAECLTLEERKPAWRKFLPGNSSSLGGGAYAGGSREAGAGSYLAGLNVSTVNATLDWLDFERTTSGLPLWLYRP from the coding sequence ATGATTTGGCCCTTCAAACCTCGCTTTCGCAAGTCTATTGCCCGTATAGAAGTCTCTGGTGTGATTGGCGCTCCAACGCGCAAGACGGTGTTGGAAGCGCTCAAAGAAGTGGAAGAGAAGAAATTTCCAGCACTGCTGTTAAGAATTGACAGCCCTGGGGGAACCGTCGGGGATTCTCAGGAAATTTACCAGGCGCTCCTGCGCTTGCGAGAAAAAGTCAAAGTCGTTGCTAGCTTTGGCAATATCTCAGCATCGGGCGGGGTCTATATCGGTATGGGAGCCGATCACATTGTGGCGAACCCTGGCACGATTACCGGCAGTATTGGGGTAATCTTGCGGGGTAATAACCTGGAACGCCTACTAGATAAAGTCGGAGTGTCTTTTAAGGTCATTAAATCAGGTCCTTACAAAGACATTTTGAGCTTCGATCGGGAACTGACTGAGCCAGAGCAGCAGATTCTGCAGGAGCTGATTGACGTTAGCTATAGGCAGTTTGTCAAAACGGTTGCCGATGCCCGCAAATTGAGCGAGGACACGGTTCGCACTTTTGCTGATGGTCGTATCTTTACCGGCGAGCAGGCCCTACATCTAGGGGTAGTTGATCGCTTGGGTACAGAGGAAGATGCTCGCCGCTGGGCTGCCGAACTGGTGGGCTTAGATCCAGAGAAGGCTGAGTGCCTGACTTTGGAGGAGCGTAAACCTGCTTGGCGCAAATTTCTGCCGGGGAACTCTAGCAGTCTGGGCGGGGGCGCTTACGCTGGCGGATCGAGGGAAGCTGGTGCTGGCAGCTATTTAGCTGGATTGAATGTGTCTACTGTCAATGCGACTTTGGACTGGCTCGATTTTGAGCGAACCACCAGTGGTCTACCGCTTTGGCTGTACCGTCCTTAA
- the aroH gene encoding chorismate mutase has translation MDWRVWAIRGAITVTENSEAAIGEAVTELLDALETCNQLDPSHIISATFSVTRDLDAVFPAAIARRRPRWDSVALLDVQHMHVEGSLTHCIRLLIHAQLPEMQCEVQHVYLRAARDLRPDLEIAPIH, from the coding sequence GTGGACTGGCGAGTTTGGGCAATTCGAGGCGCAATTACTGTGACTGAAAATTCAGAAGCTGCAATCGGAGAGGCGGTCACTGAGCTTCTAGATGCCCTGGAGACTTGCAACCAGCTGGATCCTAGCCACATTATTAGTGCAACGTTCTCGGTTACTCGCGACCTGGATGCGGTGTTTCCGGCTGCGATCGCACGTCGCCGCCCCCGGTGGGACTCTGTGGCCCTTCTTGATGTACAGCATATGCATGTTGAGGGCAGCCTGACGCACTGTATTCGCCTGCTGATTCATGCCCAACTGCCGGAAATGCAGTGTGAGGTGCAGCATGTCTACCTGCGTGCAGCGCGGGACTTGCGGCCCGATCTAGAAATTGCTCCAATTCACTAA
- the crtR gene encoding beta-carotene hydroxylase, with protein sequence MSAAAEPLTIPKTVPSELLKTEGGLSPNLLMFLVSVGLISTSTVGYFFWHWVDWCSFCMNVLALHLAGTVIHDASHNSAHRNRAINTALGHGSALILGFSFPVFMRVHLQHHAHVNDPKNDPDHFVSTGGPLWLIAARFFYHEIYFFQRRLWRDLELLEWLLARLIVVSLVLTSWKFGFLGYIFNFWFSPALVVGIALGLFFDYLPHRPFQDRDRWKNARVYPGAILNILIMGQNYHLVHHLWPSIPWYKYKPAYEVMKPLLDSKGSPQSLGLLQGKDFFSFLYDVFLGIRFHPKS encoded by the coding sequence ATGTCGGCGGCAGCCGAGCCTCTGACGATACCCAAAACAGTTCCCTCCGAATTGCTTAAGACGGAGGGCGGTCTCAGCCCTAATCTGCTGATGTTTCTCGTATCAGTAGGGCTTATTTCGACTTCGACAGTAGGCTACTTTTTCTGGCACTGGGTGGATTGGTGCTCATTTTGTATGAACGTGCTGGCTTTGCATTTGGCAGGCACGGTAATACATGACGCCTCTCACAATTCAGCACATCGTAACCGGGCTATTAATACAGCCCTGGGTCATGGGAGTGCGCTGATCCTGGGATTTTCTTTTCCCGTTTTCATGCGAGTTCATCTGCAGCATCATGCCCATGTGAACGACCCCAAAAACGACCCAGACCATTTTGTCTCGACGGGCGGTCCCCTCTGGCTAATCGCAGCCCGATTCTTTTACCACGAGATCTATTTTTTCCAGCGTCGTCTCTGGCGTGATCTAGAGCTGCTTGAGTGGCTTTTGGCTCGCTTGATCGTCGTCTCTCTAGTTCTCACTTCCTGGAAATTTGGTTTTCTCGGCTACATCTTCAATTTCTGGTTTTCACCTGCCTTGGTTGTTGGCATTGCCTTAGGCCTATTTTTTGACTACTTGCCTCACCGCCCTTTCCAAGATCGCGATCGCTGGAAAAACGCTCGGGTCTATCCAGGAGCTATTCTCAACATTTTGATCATGGGGCAGAATTACCACTTGGTGCATCACCTCTGGCCCTCCATACCCTGGTACAAGTACAAGCCTGCTTATGAGGTCATGAAGCCCCTACTAGACTCCAAAGGGTCACCCCAGTCTCTAGGCCTGCTTCAGGGAAAAGACTTTTTTAGCTTTCTTTACGACGTCTTCCTAGGCATTCGCTTCCACCCTAAGTCGTAG
- the pyk gene encoding pyruvate kinase, which produces MQLRTALRRTKIVATIGPATQEPDVLRALIEAGATTLRLNFSHGTHEDHQRNIRLIRQLSFELNQPVGILQDLQGPKIRLGRFEHGSIQLQKGDPFTLTSRPLTGTQDISSVTYDRLSDEVPAGSTILLDDGRVEMEVVSVDPDQQELHCRVVVGGILSNNKGVNFPGVYLSIKAMTDKDRRDLVFGLNQGVDWVALSFVRNPQDVLEIKELIANAGKQVPVIVKIEKHEAIEQMESILSLSDGVMVARGDLGVELPAEEVPILQKRLIEISNRLGIPVITATQMLDSMVSNPRPTRAEVSDVANAILDGTDAVMLSNETAVGRFPVEAVATMARIALRAEQDASPRLLGETSGARSIPNAISQAVSKIASQLNASAIMTLTKTGATARNVSKFRPRPPILAITPHVDIARQLQLVWGVRPLLVLDLPSTSQTFQAAMNVAQEKGLLREGDLVVMTAGTLQGVSGSTDLIKVDIVTAVLGRGVGIGEGSVSGRARVATSGLDVSNFNPGEILVVPRTSADFVDAIRRAGGIITEDDSLTGHAAVIGLRLGVPVIVGVKNATEIIRDGTILTLDTRRGLVYSGAVGPMKSETAVTV; this is translated from the coding sequence ATGCAACTGCGAACCGCCCTGCGCCGTACCAAAATTGTGGCTACTATCGGGCCTGCTACCCAGGAGCCTGATGTCTTGCGGGCGCTGATTGAAGCCGGGGCCACTACCCTACGCCTAAACTTCTCCCACGGTACCCACGAGGATCACCAGCGTAATATTCGTCTGATTCGTCAGCTCTCTTTTGAACTCAACCAGCCTGTTGGCATTCTGCAGGATTTACAAGGTCCTAAGATTCGCCTAGGCCGATTTGAGCATGGGTCGATCCAGCTGCAAAAGGGCGATCCCTTCACCCTGACCAGTCGCCCGCTCACAGGAACTCAGGACATCTCTTCTGTCACCTATGACCGTCTATCAGACGAGGTGCCAGCAGGCTCCACCATTCTGCTAGACGATGGTCGGGTGGAAATGGAGGTGGTATCGGTAGATCCGGACCAGCAGGAGCTGCACTGCCGGGTGGTGGTGGGCGGCATTCTCTCAAACAACAAAGGCGTCAACTTTCCAGGAGTGTATCTGTCGATTAAGGCGATGACCGATAAGGATCGCCGGGATCTGGTGTTTGGCTTGAACCAGGGCGTCGATTGGGTAGCGCTGAGCTTTGTGCGAAATCCCCAGGACGTCTTGGAGATCAAGGAATTGATTGCCAATGCCGGTAAGCAGGTGCCCGTCATTGTCAAAATCGAGAAGCATGAAGCCATTGAGCAGATGGAGTCGATTTTGTCTCTGTCGGATGGAGTTATGGTGGCTCGAGGTGACCTAGGGGTTGAACTGCCGGCAGAAGAAGTGCCCATTCTGCAAAAGCGATTGATTGAAATTTCTAATCGGTTGGGCATTCCTGTCATTACGGCAACTCAGATGCTCGATAGCATGGTGAGCAATCCCCGCCCGACTCGGGCAGAGGTGTCTGACGTGGCCAACGCCATCTTGGACGGCACTGATGCTGTGATGCTCTCAAACGAAACTGCGGTGGGTCGTTTCCCAGTAGAGGCTGTGGCCACGATGGCGCGAATTGCCCTGCGGGCTGAGCAGGATGCCTCTCCCCGATTGCTGGGTGAGACCTCAGGGGCTCGCTCTATTCCCAACGCCATTAGCCAGGCAGTGAGCAAAATTGCCTCTCAGCTCAATGCCTCGGCCATTATGACCCTGACAAAAACTGGGGCTACAGCTCGCAACGTCTCCAAGTTTCGTCCCCGCCCGCCAATTCTGGCGATTACGCCCCATGTAGACATTGCTCGACAGCTACAGTTAGTCTGGGGGGTCAGGCCGCTGCTGGTGCTGGATCTGCCCTCAACCAGTCAAACCTTTCAAGCAGCGATGAATGTAGCTCAGGAAAAGGGCCTGTTAAGGGAAGGCGATTTAGTCGTCATGACGGCTGGTACGCTGCAGGGCGTTTCTGGCTCGACCGATCTGATTAAGGTTGATATAGTAACGGCTGTTTTAGGACGGGGTGTGGGCATTGGCGAGGGCTCTGTCAGCGGTCGCGCTAGAGTTGCTACCAGCGGTCTAGATGTCAGCAATTTCAATCCTGGTGAGATTCTAGTGGTGCCTCGCACCAGCGCCGATTTTGTAGATGCTATTCGGCGAGCGGGCGGCATCATCACAGAGGATGACAGTCTTACGGGCCATGCGGCGGTCATTGGCCTACGGCTGGGGGTGCCTGTTATTGTCGGGGTTAAAAACGCAACGGAGATTATTCGAGACGGCACCATTTTGACGCTAGATACGCGGCGCGGGCTGGTGTATTCGGGGGCCGTGGGACCTATGAAATCTGAAACGGCGGTAACGGTTTAA
- a CDS encoding metallophosphoesterase family protein, with translation MPRRIFIGDVHGHYDGLMRLWDAIAPASTDQVYFVGDLIDRGPKSAQVVNFVRKYAYGCVRGNHEQLLLDSFVGGNVNLPTLQGWLHSGGQATLSSYGGSAEALMDHIDWLRRLPLYIDLNDIWLVHAGVNPKLDIANQSSYELCWIRDTFHSSEQPYFEDKLILTGHTITFTFPNIKPGQLVQGRGWLDIDTGVYHPRSGWLTALDWDNCRVYQVNVFEPELRVRTLSEAVTHIAPEQIKRRQRDTVSR, from the coding sequence ATGCCCCGCCGAATTTTTATTGGAGATGTGCACGGCCATTATGACGGTCTTATGCGTCTTTGGGATGCGATCGCACCGGCTAGCACCGACCAGGTCTATTTTGTCGGCGACCTGATCGATCGGGGGCCAAAAAGCGCCCAGGTGGTCAACTTTGTCCGTAAATACGCCTATGGCTGTGTGCGGGGCAACCATGAACAGCTTTTGCTAGACTCTTTTGTCGGCGGCAACGTCAATCTGCCAACCCTACAAGGCTGGCTCCATAGTGGCGGGCAGGCTACCCTGTCGAGCTATGGAGGCTCGGCGGAAGCGCTAATGGACCACATTGACTGGCTTCGTCGTCTGCCGCTCTACATCGACCTCAACGACATCTGGTTAGTCCACGCTGGAGTCAACCCCAAACTCGACATTGCCAACCAGAGCAGCTATGAGCTGTGCTGGATTCGCGACACGTTTCACAGCAGTGAACAGCCCTACTTTGAAGACAAACTGATTCTCACTGGCCACACGATTACCTTCACCTTTCCCAACATCAAGCCAGGGCAGCTGGTGCAGGGGCGGGGCTGGCTCGATATTGATACTGGCGTTTACCATCCCCGCAGCGGCTGGTTGACTGCTCTGGACTGGGATAACTGTAGGGTTTACCAAGTCAATGTGTTTGAACCCGAGCTGCGGGTACGCACCCTCAGTGAAGCTGTCACTCATATCGCCCCTGAGCAGATCAAGCGCCGTCAGCGAGATACGGTGAGTAGGTAG
- a CDS encoding alpha/beta hydrolase, producing MKISRDPNVRTGRLKLNSGTLFWHEVGQGETLVFLHGTWQDSLQWVPLMQVLSNDFHCIAPDCLGFGESRGNQSHYSIQLQVDTLAVFLQSLRISRCCLVGHSLGAWVAAQFALQYPGLVQRLIVLEPEGLEPTLDRHRWRLHRLLAGCSPFAVVVKACAPLIRLLGGQLWLRRVFALRQQLRACPAACRTVFQRRTAEIKRELVQFQLAQLRMPVALLVSETLTPISEALGKAFIRSLPTTELISLPSDETAWGLALEPTAMALSAFIAETHQRGDPTPTYSPYLADGA from the coding sequence ATGAAAATCAGTAGAGATCCAAATGTCCGTACAGGGCGATTGAAGCTCAACTCAGGTACGCTGTTTTGGCATGAAGTCGGGCAGGGGGAAACCCTAGTCTTCTTGCACGGCACCTGGCAAGACAGCCTGCAGTGGGTACCGCTGATGCAGGTGCTAAGCAACGATTTTCACTGTATTGCCCCCGACTGTTTAGGGTTTGGCGAATCTAGAGGAAATCAGAGCCATTATTCTATTCAGCTGCAGGTAGACACGCTGGCCGTCTTTCTGCAGAGTTTACGCATTTCTCGCTGTTGTTTAGTGGGTCATTCCTTGGGGGCCTGGGTAGCAGCTCAGTTTGCCCTGCAGTACCCCGGCCTAGTTCAGAGGTTAATTGTCCTCGAACCTGAGGGGCTAGAGCCTACGCTTGATCGGCACCGCTGGCGGCTACATCGCCTGCTAGCAGGCTGCTCCCCCTTTGCCGTTGTGGTTAAAGCCTGTGCCCCCTTAATTCGGCTGCTGGGCGGCCAGCTCTGGCTGCGTCGGGTCTTTGCTCTCAGACAGCAGTTGAGGGCTTGTCCTGCCGCTTGCCGCACAGTCTTTCAGCGGCGCACGGCTGAGATCAAGAGAGAGCTGGTTCAATTTCAACTCGCTCAGCTGAGAATGCCTGTTGCGCTGCTGGTGTCAGAAACGCTCACGCCCATCAGTGAGGCGTTGGGCAAAGCCTTTATCCGATCGCTGCCCACGACCGAACTCATCAGCTTACCCAGCGACGAAACGGCCTGGGGACTAGCCTTGGAGCCTACCGCAATGGCATTAAGCGCATTTATCGCAGAAACACACCAGAGGGGCGATCCAACCCCTACCTACTCACCGTATCTCGCTGACGGCGCTTGA
- a CDS encoding NUDIX hydrolase gives MRYFWYSVQTLLGLILKRPLLGTCVIPVLPDGQIVLIRRRDTGQWGLPGGLIDWGEDVLTATQRELMEETGLTVIAIERLVGVYSAPNRDPRFHSICVAVATRVEGTPRIADPREILDIKAFSTQMALQETLSHDHCRQLQDYLRGETVLA, from the coding sequence ATGCGCTACTTCTGGTATTCCGTTCAGACATTGCTGGGGCTAATTCTCAAGCGGCCATTGCTGGGAACTTGCGTTATCCCTGTACTGCCAGACGGTCAAATTGTTCTGATCCGCCGCCGGGATACCGGACAATGGGGCTTGCCCGGTGGCTTAATTGACTGGGGCGAAGATGTGCTTACAGCTACTCAGCGAGAGCTGATGGAAGAAACCGGGCTAACGGTTATTGCTATTGAGCGACTTGTAGGCGTTTACTCTGCCCCAAACCGCGATCCTCGCTTTCACTCTATTTGCGTGGCCGTCGCAACCCGTGTCGAGGGCACTCCCCGCATTGCCGACCCCCGTGAGATTCTCGATATCAAAGCCTTCTCAACGCAAATGGCGCTGCAGGAAACCCTTTCCCACGATCACTGTCGCCAGCTGCAGGATTATCTCAGGGGAGAGACTGTGCTGGCTTAG
- the bcp gene encoding thioredoxin-dependent thiol peroxidase, with amino-acid sequence MALQIGDPAPDFSLPDASGNPVSLADFRGRRVVLYFYPRDNTPGCNKEACGFRDAYDTYQSKDVAVLGVSTDDAKSHGKFATKFNLPFPLLIDAGGEVASTYESYGPKKFMGKEYIGISRSTFVIGPDGTLEKIYRKVKPETHANEILADLAAL; translated from the coding sequence ATGGCATTACAGATCGGAGATCCCGCCCCAGACTTCAGCTTGCCCGATGCATCGGGCAACCCCGTCAGTCTGGCCGATTTTCGGGGCAGGCGGGTTGTCCTCTACTTCTATCCCCGCGACAATACCCCTGGCTGCAACAAGGAGGCCTGTGGCTTTCGAGATGCCTACGACACCTACCAAAGCAAAGATGTGGCTGTGCTGGGGGTAAGTACTGACGATGCCAAGTCCCATGGCAAGTTCGCCACTAAATTCAACCTACCGTTTCCGCTGCTGATCGACGCAGGCGGAGAGGTTGCCAGCACCTACGAGAGCTATGGCCCGAAAAAGTTTATGGGCAAAGAGTATATAGGCATTAGCCGCAGCACATTTGTCATTGGGCCTGACGGCACCCTTGAAAAGATTTATCGCAAGGTCAAACCCGAAACTCATGCCAATGAGATTCTGGCCGACCTAGCAGCCCTCTAG
- a CDS encoding hemolysin family protein: protein MDITVLFLLLGLSAFFSGSETAITSLDNLKLRALIQEKGDPTGVFSLVLKSRTRFITTLLVGNNLVNNLSAILTSNLFAFWFGSASVGLAAGVVTLLVLIFGEITPKSLAIQNTIPFFTFSVRPIYLLSRVLTWLGVIPLLETLTQAAIRSFQTGASPPTESVKDLQLLIEVLGGRGHLDLYRHQLLNRALRLDRVMAKDVVKSRLDMQTISYEASLTDLVNLCLETGYSRIPVQEVSKDEIVGVVHLKRALQELSQLRKTGQTDGPILTAMDAPVYIPEVKPVASLLKDMLQQHFHMAIVVDEYGGTVGLVTLEDILEELVGEIYDESDFPSRLAANRARLVAR, encoded by the coding sequence ATGGATATTACAGTGCTCTTTCTGCTGCTGGGTCTCTCTGCCTTTTTCTCAGGCTCGGAAACCGCTATTACCTCTCTTGACAACCTGAAACTCAGGGCCCTGATTCAGGAAAAGGGAGATCCGACTGGGGTGTTTTCCCTGGTGCTCAAAAGCCGCACCCGTTTTATTACTACGCTGCTGGTTGGCAATAACCTGGTCAACAACCTCTCAGCGATCTTAACCAGCAACCTTTTTGCCTTCTGGTTTGGCAGTGCGAGCGTAGGTCTAGCCGCAGGCGTTGTAACGCTGCTGGTGCTGATTTTTGGGGAGATCACGCCTAAATCCCTAGCTATTCAAAACACGATTCCGTTCTTTACCTTTTCTGTCCGTCCGATATACCTGTTGTCTAGAGTGCTCACTTGGCTGGGCGTGATTCCTTTGCTAGAGACTCTAACGCAGGCCGCAATCCGCAGCTTTCAGACTGGGGCATCGCCGCCGACCGAATCGGTCAAAGACCTGCAGCTTTTGATTGAGGTGTTGGGTGGACGGGGGCATCTCGATCTGTACCGCCATCAGCTGCTGAATCGGGCGCTGCGGCTAGATCGGGTGATGGCCAAGGATGTGGTCAAGTCCCGCCTAGATATGCAAACCATCTCCTATGAGGCATCCCTGACAGATCTGGTTAACCTCTGCCTAGAAACGGGCTATTCTCGCATTCCGGTGCAGGAAGTGTCTAAAGATGAGATTGTCGGTGTAGTTCACCTCAAGCGGGCACTCCAGGAGCTGAGCCAACTCCGAAAGACGGGCCAAACCGACGGGCCGATTCTCACGGCAATGGATGCTCCAGTTTATATCCCGGAGGTCAAGCCTGTAGCCAGTTTGCTCAAGGATATGCTGCAGCAGCATTTTCATATGGCCATTGTGGTTGATGAGTATGGCGGTACCGTCGGGTTGGTGACCCTGGAAGACATTCTGGAAGAACTGGTGGGGGAAATTTATGATGAAAGCGATTTCCCCTCGCGGCTGGCAGCGAACCGGGCTCGTCTGGTGGCTCGATGA
- a CDS encoding inositol monophosphatase family protein, producing MTDFWTTVLTFAQDTTLSVGQHLLQTLGQAKVEEKDDGSLVTTADRWADETLRTAIQQTFPDHGVLSEEVAHVFPDSDWCWIIDPIDGTTNFARGIPLWAISLGLLYRGTPVFGYVYIPPLQQAFHGYWPGQSSLNSPTGAYLNGQPIHTSPAAPGKNQFFSLCARSTGVLAHPFPCKIRMLGVASYNLLTVAAGYTLGAVEATPKIWDIAAVWAIVQAAGGHWTALNNAPLFPLTVGKNYAQHSYPTLASSQTKWVDTFQPLVQSVVKSQE from the coding sequence ATGACAGACTTTTGGACGACCGTTCTCACTTTCGCCCAAGACACTACGCTGAGCGTCGGTCAGCACCTGCTGCAGACATTGGGCCAAGCCAAAGTTGAAGAAAAAGACGATGGCAGTCTAGTCACCACCGCCGATCGTTGGGCCGATGAAACTTTAAGAACAGCGATTCAGCAGACTTTTCCTGATCACGGTGTGCTGAGTGAGGAAGTCGCCCACGTCTTTCCAGACAGCGACTGGTGCTGGATTATTGACCCCATCGACGGCACCACCAACTTCGCGCGAGGCATTCCCCTCTGGGCCATTTCTCTAGGGCTGCTCTACCGAGGAACGCCGGTATTTGGCTATGTCTATATCCCGCCGCTGCAGCAGGCGTTTCACGGGTACTGGCCGGGTCAATCTAGCCTAAACAGCCCTACCGGAGCTTACCTCAATGGTCAGCCCATTCACACTAGTCCTGCAGCCCCTGGCAAAAATCAGTTCTTTAGCCTCTGTGCCCGCAGCACCGGAGTTTTGGCCCACCCCTTTCCCTGCAAAATTCGCATGCTGGGCGTCGCCTCCTATAATCTGCTGACCGTAGCCGCAGGCTACACCTTAGGAGCCGTAGAAGCAACCCCCAAAATCTGGGATATCGCCGCAGTTTGGGCCATTGTGCAGGCAGCGGGCGGCCACTGGACAGCCCTAAATAACGCCCCCCTATTCCCCCTAACAGTCGGCAAAAACTACGCTCAGCATTCCTACCCTACCCTAGCCAGCAGCCAGACTAAGTGGGTTGATACGTTTCAGCCCTTAGTTCAGTCAGTCGTAAAAAGTCAAGAGTAA
- a CDS encoding BCD family MFS transporter: MTTRDLPPTFGAPPDDAKPDLTTLTMLRLGVFNMGLGIMSLLTLGVLNRVMIEELQVPALIAAGVIAVHQFMAPARVWFGQLSDSKPLFGYHRSGYIWLGITTVALTSFIAVQVVWRLGNSVETVGWGSQAYPWVGLLAVVFAIYGLALSATSTPFTALLVDVSDESSRSRLVGIGWAMLMVGIITGVIISTIVLRPITLDAPLEQVRASINRLFIVAPAVVCFLAFISTYGIEKKYSRLSRRSSLANREDSITLGSALKILTASRQTGLFFTFLLVLSLSLFMQDAILEPYGGEVFRMRIAETTQLNAAFGMGTLLGIIFTGFFVVPRIGKKRTVTLGCVWAAICLVLLSLSGITGQPALLMTAVFCFGIASGVLTLGAIVLMLDLTVAETAGTFIGAWGLAQAIARGSATVLGGGLLDLGKTLVRNFHVSGAAAAQGEFLPAYALVFLTQAAGMILAIFLLSRVNIQEFQANAKDAIAAALQSDMD, translated from the coding sequence ATGACTACCCGTGATCTGCCCCCCACCTTCGGAGCGCCCCCAGACGACGCTAAGCCAGATTTAACCACCCTCACTATGCTGCGGTTGGGCGTCTTTAATATGGGGCTGGGCATTATGTCCCTGCTCACCCTCGGTGTTTTAAACCGGGTCATGATTGAGGAACTGCAGGTGCCTGCCCTGATCGCGGCTGGGGTGATCGCGGTACATCAATTTATGGCACCAGCGCGAGTCTGGTTTGGCCAGCTCTCTGACTCCAAACCTCTGTTTGGCTATCACCGCAGTGGCTATATCTGGCTCGGGATTACAACTGTGGCCCTGACTTCCTTTATCGCAGTACAGGTCGTCTGGCGTTTGGGCAACAGTGTTGAAACTGTGGGTTGGGGCAGTCAGGCTTACCCTTGGGTGGGTTTGCTGGCAGTCGTTTTTGCGATTTATGGGCTAGCCCTAAGCGCTACCTCTACGCCCTTTACCGCTCTGCTCGTTGATGTTTCTGATGAAAGCAGCCGCTCTCGGCTAGTAGGCATCGGCTGGGCCATGCTAATGGTGGGCATTATTACCGGCGTGATTATCTCCACCATTGTGCTGCGGCCTATCACCCTCGATGCGCCGCTAGAGCAAGTGCGAGCCTCAATTAATCGACTCTTTATAGTTGCGCCAGCGGTGGTCTGCTTTCTGGCTTTCATCAGCACCTACGGCATTGAGAAGAAATACTCGCGGCTCAGCAGACGGTCTTCTCTGGCGAATCGGGAGGACAGCATTACTTTGGGCAGTGCCCTGAAAATTCTCACGGCCAGCCGCCAGACCGGGCTCTTTTTCACCTTTCTGCTGGTGCTGAGCCTGAGTCTTTTCATGCAGGATGCCATCTTAGAACCCTATGGCGGTGAAGTTTTCCGGATGCGGATTGCAGAAACCACTCAGCTCAATGCTGCCTTTGGCATGGGCACCCTGCTGGGGATTATTTTCACAGGCTTTTTTGTGGTGCCTCGCATCGGTAAGAAGCGCACCGTGACTTTGGGCTGTGTCTGGGCTGCAATTTGTCTGGTGCTGCTGAGCCTATCGGGCATAACCGGGCAACCCGCCCTGCTCATGACAGCGGTTTTTTGCTTTGGCATTGCCTCGGGCGTGCTGACACTAGGGGCCATTGTGTTAATGCTGGACTTGACTGTAGCTGAAACGGCAGGAACGTTTATCGGCGCTTGGGGGCTGGCTCAAGCGATTGCTCGAGGCAGCGCTACGGTTCTCGGCGGTGGTCTGCTAGACCTAGGTAAAACGTTGGTCAGAAATTTCCATGTATCAGGGGCAGCAGCAGCCCAGGGTGAGTTCTTGCCCGCCTATGCGCTAGTGTTTTTGACCCAGGCAGCGGGCATGATTTTGGCAATCTTTTTGCTGAGTCGGGTCAATATTCAGGAGTTTCAGGCTAATGCTAAAGATGCGATCGCAGCCGCTCTCCAAAGCGATATGGACTAG
- a CDS encoding ferredoxin-thioredoxin reductase variable chain — protein MNIGDRVRVKDSVVFYHHPLHRNQAFDAKGMEGVIVKILSDYQGRPISANFPVHVEFQVEGAKRPFKAHLRKDELEAVES, from the coding sequence ATGAATATTGGCGATCGCGTCCGCGTTAAAGACTCTGTTGTTTTCTACCACCACCCGCTCCATCGGAACCAAGCCTTTGATGCTAAGGGTATGGAGGGAGTGATTGTGAAAATTCTCTCTGATTATCAAGGCCGCCCTATCAGCGCCAACTTTCCCGTTCATGTTGAGTTTCAGGTAGAAGGGGCCAAACGACCTTTCAAGGCGCACCTGCGAAAAGACGAGCTAGAAGCTGTTGAGTCTTAG
- a CDS encoding metalloregulator ArsR/SmtB family transcription factor, with protein sequence MDTKDIFKVLANETRLQILQWLKDPGTHFSAPGEGYSEAEGVCVSLIQKKAGLAQSTISHYLTMLEEAGLVKSTRHGQWTYYRRIDQAFSDLADRLAHDL encoded by the coding sequence ATGGATACCAAAGACATCTTCAAAGTTCTCGCAAACGAAACTCGACTGCAAATTCTTCAGTGGCTTAAAGATCCGGGCACTCACTTCTCGGCACCGGGGGAAGGCTACAGTGAAGCCGAAGGCGTTTGTGTCAGCCTGATTCAGAAGAAGGCTGGTTTGGCTCAGTCCACGATTTCCCACTACCTGACCATGCTGGAAGAGGCCGGGCTGGTCAAATCTACCCGCCACGGTCAGTGGACCTACTACCGTCGGATTGATCAGGCATTCTCTGATCTGGCCGATCGATTGGCTCACGACCTCTAA